The genomic interval TGCTAAGAATACCTGATATGAAAGTTAGCTGAGTAATAGTCTCTGCCTGATCCAGAATCAATGGAAAAGAGCCCAGAAGAAGGGCTGATGCAGGAGTCGGTAATCCAAGAAAAGAATCAGTTTGCCTTGTATCAATGTTGAACTTGGCTAACCGTAAGGCTGAAAAAACCGGTATCAGGAAAGCAAGGTAAGGGAAGGGATTCAGAGATGATTCGATTGAATTGAATGGCAGATTTGAGGATGAGTCCATCAACATAAAAATGATGACTCCTGGAAGGAGTCCAAAGGATAGGATATCTGCCAGTGAATCAAGTTGCTTGCCTATCTCTGATTTTACGTGCAGTATTCTGGCCATGAAGCCATCCAGGAAATCAAAGATTGCGGCAATTCCAATAAAGATGGCTCCCGTGCTTAAATTGTCTGCAAAAGCAAATGTAATTCCAATACAACCGCTGAATAAATTCAAACAGGTAATCGTATTTGGGATGTGTTTTTTGATTTCCAAAGGAGTTTGATTTATAATGAGATA from Bacteroidales bacterium carries:
- a CDS encoding CDP-alcohol phosphatidyltransferase family protein, producing MEIKKHIPNTITCLNLFSGCIGITFAFADNLSTGAIFIGIAAIFDFLDGFMARILHVKSEIGKQLDSLADILSFGLLPGVIIFMLMDSSSNLPFNSIESSLNPFPYLAFLIPVFSALRLAKFNIDTRQTDSFLGLPTPASALLLGSFPLILDQAETITQLTFISGILSNYYFLLIIILVICYLLVSEIPLFALKFKNLEWGNNKPQYLLIAISVISIVFAGFIAVPIIIVAYLILSLFFK